One window from the genome of Desulforamulus ruminis DSM 2154 encodes:
- a CDS encoding protein arginine kinase, which produces MGIKETVSNPYSKWLDASGPDSDVVISSRIRLARNIVDQPFPHLLGTEDAEKVVYAVNSVVEHSPFKDAPGGMELSRMTELSPTERQILVEKHLISPALLEQPEKKAVVLRDDEVVSIMVNEEDHLRIQCLLPGLQLKECWDIANQVDDGMEQILDYAFCEEKGYLTSCPTNVGTGLRASVMLHLPALVMTQQISSVLTSLSKLGLTVRGLYGEGTQATGNLFQVSNQVTLGLTEEEIIDNLLMVAAQLVSQERAARQALHKEQRHHIEDRVWRAYGLLRYARLITSSEAMSLFSDLRLGVDLEIIPGVPPGLITELIIMTRPAFLNRLNDKEINPHQRDIYRAKLIRERLQSLSR; this is translated from the coding sequence GTGGGTATAAAGGAAACCGTAAGTAATCCCTATAGCAAGTGGCTGGATGCTTCAGGACCGGACAGTGATGTAGTGATCAGCAGCAGGATCCGCCTGGCACGCAACATCGTTGATCAGCCTTTCCCCCATCTTCTGGGCACAGAGGATGCCGAAAAGGTTGTTTATGCGGTGAACTCTGTTGTGGAACACAGTCCCTTTAAGGATGCTCCGGGGGGAATGGAACTGTCCCGCATGACGGAATTATCCCCCACCGAAAGGCAAATACTAGTGGAGAAGCATTTAATCAGTCCGGCCCTGCTGGAACAGCCCGAAAAGAAAGCGGTTGTGCTGCGGGATGATGAAGTGGTAAGCATTATGGTCAATGAGGAAGACCATCTGCGCATACAATGCCTTTTGCCGGGGCTGCAGCTCAAAGAATGCTGGGACATCGCCAATCAGGTGGATGACGGAATGGAACAAATATTAGACTATGCCTTTTGTGAAGAGAAGGGTTACCTGACTTCCTGCCCCACCAATGTAGGCACCGGTTTACGGGCTTCAGTCATGCTGCACCTGCCTGCTCTGGTAATGACCCAGCAAATCAGCAGTGTTCTGACCTCTTTATCCAAGCTGGGATTGACGGTGCGGGGATTATATGGCGAGGGAACCCAGGCCACCGGAAACCTGTTTCAGGTATCCAACCAGGTTACCCTGGGACTGACCGAGGAAGAGATTATTGATAACCTGCTGATGGTGGCGGCTCAATTGGTAAGCCAGGAGCGGGCGGCCAGGCAGGCCCTGCACAAGGAGCAAAGGCATCATATTGAAGACCGGGTTTGGCGGGCCTACGGGCTGCTGCGTTATGCCAGACTCATCACTTCCAGCGAAGCCATGTCCTTGTTCTCGGATTTAAGGCTGGGGGTGGACCTGGAAATTATTCCCGGCGTACCGCCGGGGCTGATTACAGAATTAATTATTATGACCCGGCCGGCTTTCTTGAACCGGCTCAACGATAAGGAAATCAATCCCCATCAAAGGGATATCTACAGGGCCAAATTAATTCGTGAAAGACTGCAAAGTTTAAGCAGATAG